From one Streptomyces sp. CA-210063 genomic stretch:
- a CDS encoding glutamyl-tRNA reductase: MSLLVVGLSHRSAPVSVLERAALSLDAQIKLLQDTVAAEPAAEAAVLATCNRIELYADVDKFHAGVAELSTLLAQHSGVGLDELTPYLYVHYEDRAVHHLFSVACGLDSMVVGEGQILGQIKDSLARAQELHTAGRLLNDLFQQGLRVGKRAHSETGIDRAGQSLVTFGLEQFTAGADVESWARGKRAVVIGAGSMSSLAAATLARAGVGEIVIANRTYDRAERLAQILMETGETDVVARAVPMDSVPAELTRADVAVSCTGATGLVLTAEMVAAAVEGRVPQGAPAGPESRTGTRAEGGTALPPTSIGSDDDCPLDLPAVQGGGFSVLGEAAVAGMDAATLEQHAAWVDNATVDRRASRRTPEREALRTPVADAELIAALVAAVAVTGRIPELRRPEPVVEVPRPAPVLALLDLAMPRDIDAAAHRLAGVRLVDIESLAEVSADAPMASDVDMVRRIVSDEVAAFGAAQRAAHITPTVVALRAMAADVVASEIARLEGRLPALDDKHRGEITQTVRRVVDKLLHAPTVRVKQLAAEPGGAGYADALRTLFDLDQETVAAVSRAEDSRTSENDAENRGRS, encoded by the coding sequence ATGAGTCTTCTGGTCGTCGGGCTGAGTCACCGCAGCGCTCCGGTGAGTGTGCTGGAGCGGGCCGCGCTGTCCCTGGACGCGCAGATCAAGTTGCTTCAGGACACGGTCGCCGCCGAGCCGGCCGCCGAGGCCGCCGTCCTCGCCACCTGCAACCGCATCGAGCTGTACGCGGACGTGGACAAGTTCCACGCGGGTGTCGCCGAGCTGTCGACGCTGCTCGCCCAGCACAGCGGGGTGGGGCTCGACGAGCTGACCCCCTATCTCTACGTGCACTACGAGGACCGGGCCGTCCACCACCTGTTCTCCGTGGCCTGCGGGCTCGACTCCATGGTCGTCGGCGAGGGGCAGATCCTCGGGCAGATCAAGGACTCGCTGGCCCGCGCGCAGGAGCTGCACACCGCCGGGCGGCTGCTGAACGACCTGTTCCAGCAGGGCCTGAGGGTCGGTAAGCGGGCGCACTCCGAGACCGGGATCGACCGGGCCGGGCAGTCGCTGGTGACCTTCGGTCTGGAGCAGTTCACCGCAGGTGCGGACGTCGAGAGCTGGGCCCGGGGCAAGCGGGCCGTCGTGATCGGCGCCGGGTCGATGTCCTCGCTGGCCGCCGCGACGCTCGCGCGCGCGGGCGTGGGCGAGATCGTGATCGCCAACCGGACGTACGACCGGGCCGAGCGCCTCGCTCAGATCCTCATGGAGACGGGCGAAACGGACGTGGTGGCCCGCGCGGTACCGATGGATTCGGTGCCGGCCGAGCTGACACGTGCCGATGTCGCCGTCTCCTGTACCGGTGCGACGGGCCTGGTCCTGACCGCCGAGATGGTCGCGGCGGCGGTCGAGGGCCGGGTGCCCCAGGGGGCCCCCGCCGGGCCGGAGAGCCGTACGGGCACACGTGCCGAGGGGGGGACGGCCCTGCCGCCGACCTCCATCGGCAGCGACGACGACTGCCCCCTCGATCTGCCCGCCGTACAGGGCGGTGGCTTCTCCGTGCTCGGGGAGGCCGCCGTGGCCGGGATGGACGCGGCCACGCTGGAGCAGCACGCGGCCTGGGTCGACAACGCGACCGTGGACCGGCGCGCGAGCCGCCGTACGCCGGAGCGCGAGGCCCTGCGTACGCCGGTGGCCGACGCCGAGCTGATCGCCGCGCTCGTCGCGGCCGTGGCCGTCACCGGGCGGATCCCCGAGCTGCGCAGGCCCGAGCCGGTCGTCGAGGTGCCCCGGCCCGCGCCCGTGCTGGCGCTGCTGGACCTGGCGATGCCCCGGGACATCGACGCGGCCGCGCACCGGCTGGCCGGGGTGCGGCTGGTCGACATCGAGTCGCTCGCCGAGGTCTCCGCGGACGCGCCGATGGCGTCCGACGTCGACATGGTGCGAAGGATCGTTTCCGACGAGGTGGCCGCCTTCGGCGCCGCTCAGCGGGCCGCGCACATCACACCCACCGTCGTGGCGCTGCGCGCCATGGCCGCCGATGTCGTCGCGAGCGAGATCGCCCGCCTGGAGGGCCGGCTGCCGGCCCTCGACGACAAGCACCGCGGCGAGATCACCCAGACCGTGCGGCGCGTCGTCGACAAGCTGCTGCACGCACCGACCGTACGGGTCAAGCAGCTCGCGGCCGAGCCCGGCGGCGCCGGGTACGCGGACGCGCTGCGCACCCTGTTCGACCTGGACCAGGAGACGGTCGCCGCCGTGTCCCGGGCCGAAGACAGCAGGACTTCAGAGAACGACGCCGAGAACCGAGGGCGATCATGA
- a CDS encoding redox-sensing transcriptional repressor Rex has translation MATGRTHRPATRSRGIPEATVARLPLYLRALTALSERSVPTVSSEELAAAAGVNSAKLRKDFSYLGSYGTRGVGYDVEYLVYQISRELGLTQDWPVVIVGIGNLGAALANYGGFASRGFRVAALIDADPAMAGKPVAGIPVQHTDELEKIIDDNGVSIGVIATPAGAAQQVCDRLVAAGVTSILNFAPTVLSVPDGVDVRKVDLSIELQILAFHEQRKAGEEAAAESAAVALAPKESGKGPDGDVPAVMPA, from the coding sequence GTGGCAACTGGCCGAACTCACCGACCGGCGACCCGTAGCCGAGGGATTCCCGAGGCCACCGTCGCCAGGCTTCCGCTGTACCTCCGTGCCCTGACCGCGCTGTCGGAGCGCTCGGTACCCACCGTTTCATCCGAGGAACTGGCGGCCGCCGCGGGGGTCAACTCCGCGAAGCTGCGCAAGGACTTCTCGTACCTGGGCTCCTATGGAACACGTGGTGTGGGGTACGACGTCGAGTATCTCGTCTATCAGATCTCGCGTGAGCTGGGGCTGACCCAGGACTGGCCGGTCGTGATCGTCGGTATCGGTAACCTCGGCGCCGCGCTCGCCAATTACGGCGGGTTCGCCTCCCGTGGATTCCGGGTCGCCGCGCTGATAGACGCCGATCCGGCGATGGCGGGGAAGCCGGTCGCGGGTATTCCGGTGCAGCACACGGACGAGCTGGAAAAGATCATCGACGACAACGGCGTGTCCATCGGCGTGATCGCCACTCCCGCCGGTGCCGCCCAGCAGGTGTGCGACCGGCTGGTCGCCGCCGGGGTGACGTCCATTCTGAACTTCGCGCCCACCGTTCTCTCCGTGCCGGACGGTGTCGATGTGCGCAAGGTGGATCTCTCGATCGAGCTGCAGATCCTCGCCTTCCACGAGCAGCGCAAGGCCGGGGAGGAGGCCGCGGCCGAGTCCGCGGCCGTGGCGCTGGCTCCCAAGGAGTCCGGGAAAGGGCCCGACGGGGATGTCCCCGCCGTGATGCCGGCATGA
- a CDS encoding glutaredoxin family protein yields MAGMSAMFRRTPRNSRERLVTLIGKPGCHLCDDAQAVIEKVCGELGVPWEKKDITEDAELHRQYWEQIPVVLVDGAQHTFWRVNEERLRKALS; encoded by the coding sequence ATGGCCGGCATGAGTGCCATGTTTCGGCGGACGCCGAGGAATTCCCGTGAGCGGCTCGTCACACTGATCGGAAAGCCCGGGTGCCATCTGTGTGACGACGCGCAGGCGGTGATCGAGAAGGTCTGCGGTGAGCTGGGCGTTCCCTGGGAGAAGAAGGACATCACCGAGGACGCCGAACTCCACCGGCAGTACTGGGAGCAGATCCCCGTGGTGCTGGTGGACGGCGCCCAGCACACCTTCTGGCGGGTGAACGAGGAGCGGCTGCGCAAAGCCCTCTCCTAG